A single Callithrix jacchus isolate 240 chromosome 4, calJac240_pri, whole genome shotgun sequence DNA region contains:
- the IRAK1BP1 gene encoding interleukin-1 receptor-associated kinase 1-binding protein 1 isoform X3, which translates to MSLQKTPPTRVFVELVPWADPGRENNLISGGVTQPGLHHPISTTQAQTATREVHVSGTAEVSAGPDRAQVAVRVSSTKEVAAETKKSVCRRLDYITQSLQQQGVQAENITVTKDFRRVENAYHMEAEVCITFTEFGKMQNICNFLVEKLDSSVVISPPQFYHTPGSVENLRRQACLVAVENAWRKAQEVCNLVGQTLGKPLLIKEEETKEWEGQIDDHQSSRLSSSLTVQQKIKSATIHAASKVFLTFEVKGKDKKKKHL; encoded by the exons ATGTCTCTGCAAAAGACCCCTCCGACCCGGGTGTTCGTGGAACTGGTTCCCTGGGCTGATCCAGGCCGGGAGAACAATCTGATCTCAGGCGGAGTGACGCAACCGGGCCTCCACCACCCCATCTCCACAACACAAGCCCAAACTGCGACCCGCGAGGTGCACGTAAGCGGCACCGCAGAAGTTTCTGCGGGCCCCGATCGGGCGCAGGTGGCGGTGCGAGTGAGCAGCACCAAGGAGGTGGCGGCCGAAACCAAAAAGAGCGTTTGCCGCCGTCTAGATTACATCACGCAGAGCCTCCAGCAGCAGGGCGTGCAG GCAGAAAATATAACTGTGACAAAGGATTTTAGGAGAGTGGAAAATGCTTATCACATGGAAGCAGAG GTCTGCATTACATTTACTGAATttggaaaaatgcaaaatatatgtaACTTTCTTGTTGAAAAGCTAGATAGCTCTGTTGTCATCAGCCCACCCCAGTTCTATCATACTCCAGGTTCTGTTGAGAATCTTCG ACGGCAAGCCTGTCTTGTTGCTGTTGAGAATGCGTGGCGCAAAGCTCAAGAAGTCTGTAACCTTGTTGGCCAAACCTTAGGAAAACCTTTACTaatcaaagaagaagaaacaaaagaatgggaAGGCCAAATAGATGATCACCAGTCATCCAGACTCTCAAGTTCATTAACTGtacaacaaaaaatcaaaagtgCAACAATACATGCTgcttcaaaagtatttttaacttttgaggtAAAGGGgaaggacaagaaaaaaaagcaccTTTAA
- the IRAK1BP1 gene encoding interleukin-1 receptor-associated kinase 1-binding protein 1 isoform X1 — translation MSLQKTPPTRVFVELVPWADPGRENNLISGGVTQPGLHHPISTTQAQTATREVHVSGTAEVSAGPDRAQVAVRVSSTKEVAAETKKSVCRRLDYITQSLQQQGVQAENITVTKDFRRVENAYHMEAEVCITFTEFGKMQNICNFLVEKLDSSVVISPPQFYHTPGSVENLRRQACLVAVENAWRKAQEVCNLVGQTLGKPLLIKEEETKEWEGQIDDHQSSRLSSSLTVQQKIKSATIHAASKVFLTFEMLTNSIQRNAPSKEYSRSCTLATPSTMCRRVKSFESYLTSNGFFTWTGDHFCKMQTNNPDLNNFTT, via the exons ATGTCTCTGCAAAAGACCCCTCCGACCCGGGTGTTCGTGGAACTGGTTCCCTGGGCTGATCCAGGCCGGGAGAACAATCTGATCTCAGGCGGAGTGACGCAACCGGGCCTCCACCACCCCATCTCCACAACACAAGCCCAAACTGCGACCCGCGAGGTGCACGTAAGCGGCACCGCAGAAGTTTCTGCGGGCCCCGATCGGGCGCAGGTGGCGGTGCGAGTGAGCAGCACCAAGGAGGTGGCGGCCGAAACCAAAAAGAGCGTTTGCCGCCGTCTAGATTACATCACGCAGAGCCTCCAGCAGCAGGGCGTGCAG GCAGAAAATATAACTGTGACAAAGGATTTTAGGAGAGTGGAAAATGCTTATCACATGGAAGCAGAG GTCTGCATTACATTTACTGAATttggaaaaatgcaaaatatatgtaACTTTCTTGTTGAAAAGCTAGATAGCTCTGTTGTCATCAGCCCACCCCAGTTCTATCATACTCCAGGTTCTGTTGAGAATCTTCG ACGGCAAGCCTGTCTTGTTGCTGTTGAGAATGCGTGGCGCAAAGCTCAAGAAGTCTGTAACCTTGTTGGCCAAACCTTAGGAAAACCTTTACTaatcaaagaagaagaaacaaaagaatgggaAGGCCAAATAGATGATCACCAGTCATCCAGACTCTCAAGTTCATTAACTGtacaacaaaaaatcaaaagtgCAACAATACATGCTgcttcaaaagtatttttaacttttgag ATGCTCACAAACTCAATACAGAGAAATGCCCCAAGTAAAGAATACTCAAGGTCTTGCACACTTGCCACACCCAGCACTATGTGTAGGAGGGTGAAGTCTTTTGAGAGCTATCTCACATCTAACGGTTTCTTTACTTGGACTGGAGACCATTTTTGTAAGATGCAGACCAACAACCCTGACCTTAACAACTTCACAACatga
- the IRAK1BP1 gene encoding interleukin-1 receptor-associated kinase 1-binding protein 1 isoform X4, whose product MKAENITVTKDFRRVENAYHMEAEVCITFTEFGKMQNICNFLVEKLDSSVVISPPQFYHTPGSVENLRRQACLVAVENAWRKAQEVCNLVGQTLGKPLLIKEEETKEWEGQIDDHQSSRLSSSLTVQQKIKSATIHAASKVFLTFEMLTNSIQRNAPSKEYSRSCTLATPSTMCRRVKSFESYLTSNGFFTWTGDHFCKMQTNNPDLNNFTT is encoded by the exons ATGAAG GCAGAAAATATAACTGTGACAAAGGATTTTAGGAGAGTGGAAAATGCTTATCACATGGAAGCAGAG GTCTGCATTACATTTACTGAATttggaaaaatgcaaaatatatgtaACTTTCTTGTTGAAAAGCTAGATAGCTCTGTTGTCATCAGCCCACCCCAGTTCTATCATACTCCAGGTTCTGTTGAGAATCTTCG ACGGCAAGCCTGTCTTGTTGCTGTTGAGAATGCGTGGCGCAAAGCTCAAGAAGTCTGTAACCTTGTTGGCCAAACCTTAGGAAAACCTTTACTaatcaaagaagaagaaacaaaagaatgggaAGGCCAAATAGATGATCACCAGTCATCCAGACTCTCAAGTTCATTAACTGtacaacaaaaaatcaaaagtgCAACAATACATGCTgcttcaaaagtatttttaacttttgag ATGCTCACAAACTCAATACAGAGAAATGCCCCAAGTAAAGAATACTCAAGGTCTTGCACACTTGCCACACCCAGCACTATGTGTAGGAGGGTGAAGTCTTTTGAGAGCTATCTCACATCTAACGGTTTCTTTACTTGGACTGGAGACCATTTTTGTAAGATGCAGACCAACAACCCTGACCTTAACAACTTCACAACatga